From the Argopecten irradians isolate NY chromosome 13, Ai_NY, whole genome shotgun sequence genome, one window contains:
- the LOC138306228 gene encoding SAC3 domain-containing protein 1-like, with protein sequence MEDAGLFGNSIQGTCRFMCPEKEIDLREKEELLHPLEGVKDEGGRFICVRSRVVKEYSRPAAGKEDPQPSDLRPPHILKKTVDYLLGKVAVRIDYSWSDLYDFVFDRLRAVRQDMVIQSIGGQDGIELLEKIVRFHIYAGYRLCTRPMSVFDQKINDQHTQECLKRLISLYRVVPPHHPHQEEFESLYLMFNLGQTDALMHFYDLPKHIRELPLVQRAYRTSLAYILTNTIRCLSLMEPEHSKHYPLFACAAHRHLSNIQSKSLHVFSAGFNSKSFTYPLEKLTRLLRYADTSQASECCRRHGLTVTENSAVLFQKSAFHYPDKVLHSHHPTIDDILSTISLADVFLQGEVTPGSDRQNGIT encoded by the exons ATGGAAGATGCAGGCTTATTTGGGAACTCTATACAGGGAACTTGTAGATTTATGTGTCCggaaaaagaaattgattt GAGGGAGAAAGAGGAACTTTTACATCCTTTAGAAGGCGTTAAAGATGAAGGAGGAag GTTCATATGTGTGCGGTCCAGAGTGGTAAAAGAGTACAGTCGCCCAGCAGCGGGGAAGGAAGACCCACAGCCAAGTGACCTACGACCTCCGCATATACTTAAAAAGACTGTTGATTACCTGTTAGGAAA GGTTGCTGTTAGAATTGACTACAGTTGGTCTGATTTGTATGATTTTGTGTTTGACCGACTGCGGGCAGTCAGACAAGACATGGTTATACAGAGTATTGGCGGTCAGGATGGAATTGAACTTCTAGAAAAAATTGTCCGTTTTCATATTTATGCTGGCTACAG acTATGTACCCGTCCAATGTCAGTCTTCGACCAAAAAATCAACGACCAGCACACTCAAGAATGCCTCAAGAGGCTTATTTCACTGTATAGAGTCGTCCCCCCTCATCATCCACATCAGGAGGAGTTTGAGAGCCTCTATCTCATGTTTAATCTGGGTCAGACAGATGCTTTGATGCATTTTTATGACCTCCCTAAACACATCAG GGAGTTACCCCTGGTACAGCGAGCTTACAGAACCAGTCTGGCTTATATCCTTACAAACACCATCAGATGTCTGAGCCTCATGGAACCTGAACATTCCAAACATTATCCTCTGTTTGCATGTGCAGCACACAGACACCTTAGCAACATCCAAAG TAAATctctacatgtatttagtgctGGATTTAACTCGAAATCCTTTACCTACCCACTGGAGAAACTGACGAGACTTCTCCGGTATGCTGACACAAGTCAAGCATCAGAGTGCTGTCGGCGACATGGACTGACTGTGACGGAGAACTCAGCTGTGTTATTCCAAAAATCAGCTTTTCATTATCCAGATAAG GTATTACACAGCCATCATCCAACGATTGATGACATCCTGTCAACAATTTCCTTAGCCGATGTCTTTCTTCAGGGGGAAGTAACTCCAGGGTCCGACAGACAAAACGGAATAACTTAA